Proteins found in one Planctomycetia bacterium genomic segment:
- the dapF gene encoding diaminopimelate epimerase — protein MPERLLRFVKMHGAGNDYVYIDCFAERGPADPAALAPRIADRHRGVGADGLILVEPAPVAAARMRMFNADGSESEMCGNGVRCVAHLVVARGHAAPGAVTIETGRGVLTLVVTPTGPRTAQVRVDMGPPLLEPTGIPVVAAAGGRVADAFCPALADREPWWDACGLDPRMTCVSMGNPHVVFYCRDVGRVPLEQVGPRIETHPIFPRRVNVHFVEVLGAGQVRMRTWERGSGITMACGTGAAAVCVAGAITGRTGRALAADLPGGRLDLEWVPEGSVFMTGPAEEVFEGTWPLAEE, from the coding sequence ATGCCGGAACGACTGCTGCGATTCGTGAAGATGCACGGGGCGGGCAACGACTACGTGTACATCGACTGCTTCGCCGAGCGCGGCCCCGCCGATCCGGCGGCGCTGGCGCCGCGGATCGCCGACCGGCACCGGGGCGTCGGCGCCGACGGGCTGATTCTCGTCGAGCCGGCGCCGGTCGCGGCGGCACGGATGCGGATGTTCAACGCCGACGGCAGTGAATCGGAGATGTGCGGCAACGGCGTCCGCTGCGTGGCGCACCTCGTCGTGGCGCGGGGGCATGCCGCTCCCGGCGCCGTGACGATCGAGACCGGCCGCGGCGTGCTCACGCTCGTCGTCACCCCGACCGGCCCGCGGACCGCGCAGGTCCGCGTCGACATGGGTCCGCCACTGCTCGAGCCGACCGGGATCCCCGTCGTCGCCGCGGCGGGCGGCCGCGTGGCCGACGCGTTCTGTCCGGCGCTTGCCGACCGGGAGCCATGGTGGGATGCATGCGGCCTCGATCCGCGCATGACCTGCGTGTCGATGGGCAATCCACACGTCGTCTTCTACTGTCGCGACGTGGGCCGCGTCCCGCTGGAGCAGGTGGGCCCGCGGATCGAGACGCACCCGATCTTTCCCCGCCGCGTGAACGTGCACTTCGTCGAGGTCCTCGGCGCCGGCCAGGTGCGGATGCGGACCTGGGAGCGCGGCAGCGGCATCACCATGGCCTGCGGCACAGGCGCCGCGGCGGTCTGCGTCGCCGGCGCGATCACCGGCCGGACCGGGCGGGCGCTGGCGGCCGACCTGCCCGGTGGTCGGCTCGACCTGGAGTGGGTGCCCGAGGGAAGCGTGTTCATGACCGGTCCGGCCGAGGAAGTCTTCGAGGGCACCTGGCCGCTGGCAGAGGAATGA
- the tilS gene encoding tRNA(Ile)-lysidine synthase, translating to MTAALRMQLGAAVWGSPLLVGVSGGADSVALLLALAEVAPAGARIVVAHAEHDLRAAAAADREFVAALAERLGLEFIWRHVAVRDADEGGGEGLEARARRLRYAFLEQAAGDRAARHVLVAHTADDQAETILHRILRGTGPAGLAGMRPARELCPGVALVRPLLQVPRADARTFLMTTAEAWREDESNGDVRFSRNFIRREILARCVAGPYPAATASLVRLGDQVGRLAAALRSAGERLLENHCSRRPAGGVVLDTSRLRGLDPHLVAEMFAALWEREGWPRRDMKAGHYERLAALGVAGHACNGITDYPGGVRVTVAADGRLQLLPPAP from the coding sequence GTGACCGCTGCGCTGCGCATGCAACTGGGCGCCGCGGTCTGGGGATCGCCGCTCCTGGTCGGCGTGTCCGGGGGCGCCGACAGCGTGGCCCTGCTCCTGGCACTGGCGGAGGTCGCGCCGGCCGGGGCGCGGATCGTCGTCGCCCACGCCGAGCACGATCTGCGCGCGGCCGCGGCCGCTGATCGGGAGTTCGTCGCGGCCCTCGCCGAGCGGCTCGGCCTGGAGTTCATCTGGCGGCACGTGGCCGTCCGTGACGCGGATGAAGGCGGAGGGGAGGGATTGGAGGCCCGGGCCCGACGGTTGCGGTACGCATTCCTCGAGCAGGCGGCCGGCGACCGCGCCGCACGCCACGTCCTCGTCGCCCACACGGCCGACGACCAGGCCGAGACGATCCTGCATCGCATTCTGCGTGGCACCGGGCCCGCCGGGCTGGCGGGGATGCGGCCCGCCCGCGAACTCTGTCCGGGGGTCGCGCTCGTCCGGCCCCTGCTGCAGGTGCCGCGGGCCGACGCGCGGACGTTTCTCATGACCACGGCCGAGGCGTGGCGCGAAGACGAGTCGAACGGCGACGTCCGGTTCAGTCGCAACTTCATCCGCCGCGAGATCTTGGCGCGCTGCGTGGCAGGGCCCTATCCGGCGGCAACCGCGTCCCTGGTGCGGCTGGGCGATCAGGTGGGGCGGTTGGCGGCCGCCCTGCGAAGCGCGGGGGAGCGCCTGCTGGAGAATCATTGCAGCCGGCGTCCAGCCGGGGGTGTCGTCCTCGACACGTCCCGCCTCCGCGGCCTCGATCCGCATCTCGTCGCCGAGATGTTCGCGGCGCTCTGGGAACGAGAGGGCTGGCCGCGGCGCGACATGAAGGCCGGCCACTACGAACGCCTTGCTGCGCTCGGAGTGGCCGGACACGCCTGCAACGGAATCACCGACTATCCCGGCGGCGTTCGCGTGACCGTCGCCGCCGACGGCCGGCTCCAACTCCTGCCGCCGGCACCGTGA
- the tgt gene encoding queuine tRNA-ribosyltransferase: MKPRFSFTLEAGDGDARAGRLTTPHGSVPTPLFMPVATAATVKGVDIGRVRETGAGMLLGNAYHLHLRPGEEIVAQGGGLARFMGWDGPTLTDSGGFQVFSLAKQVKVTEAGAFFRSHIDGSPVEFTPENSMRIQERIGADVAMQLDHVVALPNDRGLVADAMRRSLRWAERCRVAHARPDQALFGIVQGGLDPDLRAESAAGLRALDFPGYAVGGLSVGEGPEAMDAALRATMPHLPADRPRYLMGVGQPRDIIEAVAAGIDMFDCVLPTRCGRNSLVYTFAGQVRLRNACHVRDDRPLEEGCPCPACRHGRSYLHHLFRADEMLGPVLASIHNLTFYQRLVARLRAAIVAGRFAATRRDLLATLAASPAGVDGQDPSAA; the protein is encoded by the coding sequence ATGAAGCCCAGATTTTCGTTCACGCTCGAGGCCGGTGACGGCGACGCTCGGGCCGGTCGGCTCACGACGCCGCACGGCAGCGTGCCCACGCCGCTGTTCATGCCCGTCGCCACCGCGGCCACCGTCAAGGGAGTGGACATCGGCCGCGTTCGCGAGACCGGCGCCGGGATGCTCCTCGGCAACGCCTACCACCTCCACCTCCGGCCCGGCGAGGAGATCGTCGCGCAGGGCGGGGGACTGGCCCGGTTCATGGGCTGGGACGGCCCCACGCTCACCGACTCCGGCGGCTTCCAGGTGTTCAGCCTCGCCAAGCAGGTGAAGGTCACCGAGGCGGGGGCATTCTTCCGCTCGCACATCGACGGCAGCCCCGTCGAGTTCACGCCGGAAAACTCGATGCGGATCCAAGAGCGGATCGGCGCCGACGTCGCCATGCAGCTCGACCACGTCGTCGCCCTCCCCAACGACCGGGGCCTGGTTGCCGACGCCATGCGCCGGTCGCTGCGTTGGGCGGAGCGGTGCCGCGTGGCCCATGCCCGTCCCGATCAGGCCCTGTTCGGGATCGTGCAGGGGGGCCTCGATCCTGACCTGCGGGCGGAGAGCGCCGCCGGGCTCCGGGCCCTCGATTTCCCCGGCTACGCCGTGGGCGGGCTCTCCGTCGGCGAGGGGCCGGAGGCGATGGACGCCGCCCTGCGGGCGACGATGCCCCACCTGCCGGCCGACCGCCCGCGCTACCTGATGGGCGTCGGCCAGCCGCGGGACATCATCGAGGCCGTGGCCGCGGGCATCGACATGTTCGACTGCGTGCTGCCGACCCGTTGCGGCCGCAACTCCCTCGTCTACACGTTCGCCGGTCAGGTCCGGCTGCGGAATGCCTGCCACGTGCGCGACGACCGGCCGCTGGAGGAGGGCTGCCCCTGCCCGGCCTGCAGGCACGGCCGCAGCTACCTGCACCACCTGTTTCGGGCCGACGAGATGCTCGGCCCGGTCCTGGCCTCGATCCACAATCTGACCTTCTATCAACGCCTCGTCGCCCGGCTGCGTGCGGCGATCGTCGCCGGCCGGTTCGCGGCGACGCGGCGGGACTTGCTGGCGACGCTGGCCGCATCCCCCGCAGGGGTCGATGGTCAGGACCCTTCGGCCGCATGA
- a CDS encoding preprotein translocase subunit YajC, whose translation MPQPSDLLPLFAQAADPAAEPGSDGFLRNLISALPVALITLLAYFLLFRPEQERRKKQQELFAGLKKNDRVVTSSGIYGTVAAVDRDADRVTLKVDDAGNVKIGVTLASIARVLGDEKPESRNGREDA comes from the coding sequence ATGCCGCAGCCCTCGGACCTCCTTCCCCTGTTCGCGCAGGCCGCCGACCCGGCGGCCGAGCCCGGTTCGGATGGCTTTCTCCGGAACCTGATCAGTGCGCTCCCCGTCGCGCTGATCACGCTGCTGGCGTACTTTCTCCTCTTCCGTCCCGAGCAGGAGCGGCGAAAGAAGCAGCAGGAACTGTTCGCGGGGCTGAAGAAGAACGATCGCGTCGTGACCTCGTCGGGAATCTACGGCACGGTGGCCGCGGTCGATCGCGACGCCGACCGGGTGACCCTCAAGGTCGACGACGCGGGGAACGTGAAAATAGGTGTCACGCTCGCGAGCATCGCCCGGGTGCTCGGGGACGAGAAGCCGGAGTCGAGAAACGGAAGAGAAGACGCATGA
- a CDS encoding MFS transporter — MHANQTSRHSTTTDGTPFNAQRLLWAGFMAILAAGVGFAIRGGILGQWAEQYGFTQTELGAITGGGLTGFGIIILLSSLIADRIGFGKLMFAAFVMHLVSAGLTLATGAAFAAGGKPLAFQCLFWGMFLFAIGNGIAEAVVNPLVATLFPKNKTHYLNILHAGWPGGLILGGLASYFMAGSDATKPVSWQVQISLFLIPVVLYGLMMLGQRFPKSEAGDSGVSFRDMLGELGLIGAAVICCLLALFFKSDLGLPPLVAAGIAAALLAVFGAATGFRFGHLLLGFLLVIHALVGYVELGTDSWISKITGAIMESKANGLLLFVYTSSLMFILRFFAGPIVERISPLGLLAVSAILGAVGLSLLGNAEGAVMCVVAATIYGIGKTFLWPTMLAVVSEQFPKGGAITIGAAGGVGMLAAGLLGTPGIGFLQDKNASEHLQAKNAAVFERYRAPKENEFLWLKAAGLDGAKVGLLEDGGKEAQRALALMEKEQAKPEAVAAQKRIVEWWTETAAPTSADDKPLVEGAGLFGGRQALKLTALVPATMFVCYAVLLAWFAMRGGYRARGLGH, encoded by the coding sequence ATGCATGCGAACCAAACCAGCCGTCATTCGACGACGACAGACGGCACGCCGTTCAACGCCCAGCGACTGCTTTGGGCGGGCTTCATGGCGATCCTCGCCGCCGGTGTGGGATTCGCGATCCGTGGCGGCATCCTCGGCCAGTGGGCCGAACAGTACGGCTTCACGCAGACGGAACTGGGGGCGATCACCGGTGGCGGGCTGACCGGCTTCGGGATCATCATCCTCCTCTCCAGCCTGATCGCAGACCGCATCGGCTTCGGGAAACTGATGTTCGCGGCCTTCGTGATGCACCTCGTCTCGGCCGGGCTGACGCTCGCCACCGGAGCCGCCTTCGCGGCCGGCGGGAAGCCGCTCGCCTTCCAGTGTCTGTTCTGGGGCATGTTCCTCTTCGCCATCGGCAACGGCATCGCGGAAGCGGTGGTGAACCCGCTGGTGGCGACGCTGTTCCCCAAGAACAAGACCCACTATCTCAATATCCTGCACGCCGGCTGGCCCGGCGGCCTGATCCTCGGCGGCCTCGCTAGCTACTTCATGGCCGGCTCCGACGCCACCAAGCCGGTCTCCTGGCAGGTGCAGATTTCACTGTTCCTCATCCCGGTCGTGCTCTACGGACTGATGATGCTCGGGCAACGGTTCCCCAAGAGCGAAGCCGGAGATTCGGGAGTGTCGTTCCGCGACATGCTCGGGGAACTGGGCCTCATCGGTGCGGCGGTCATCTGCTGCCTGCTGGCCCTGTTTTTCAAGAGTGATCTCGGGCTGCCGCCGCTGGTCGCGGCCGGCATCGCCGCCGCCCTGCTGGCGGTGTTCGGCGCGGCCACAGGCTTCCGCTTCGGGCACCTGCTGCTCGGCTTTCTGCTGGTGATCCACGCCCTGGTCGGCTACGTGGAGCTCGGCACCGATTCCTGGATCTCCAAGATCACCGGCGCGATCATGGAGAGCAAGGCGAACGGCCTGCTGCTCTTCGTCTACACGTCGAGCCTGATGTTCATCCTCCGCTTCTTCGCCGGGCCGATCGTTGAGCGGATCTCGCCGCTCGGCCTGCTTGCCGTCTCCGCGATCCTCGGAGCCGTCGGCCTCTCGCTCCTCGGCAATGCCGAGGGGGCGGTAATGTGCGTCGTGGCCGCGACGATCTACGGCATCGGCAAGACCTTCCTCTGGCCGACGATGCTGGCGGTGGTGAGCGAGCAGTTTCCCAAGGGGGGAGCGATCACGATCGGCGCGGCCGGCGGCGTCGGCATGCTCGCCGCTGGCCTGCTCGGCACCCCCGGTATCGGCTTCCTCCAGGACAAGAACGCCTCGGAGCACCTCCAGGCGAAGAACGCGGCGGTGTTCGAACGCTACCGGGCGCCGAAGGAGAACGAGTTTCTCTGGCTCAAGGCGGCGGGCCTCGACGGTGCGAAGGTCGGCCTCCTCGAGGATGGCGGCAAGGAAGCCCAGCGGGCGCTCGCCCTGATGGAGAAGGAACAGGCGAAGCCGGAGGCCGTGGCCGCCCAGAAGCGGATCGTCGAGTGGTGGACGGAAACCGCGGCCCCGACGAGCGCGGATGACAAGCCGCTCGTGGAGGGCGCAGGCCTGTTCGGTGGCCGGCAGGCCCTGAAACTGACCGCCCTCGTGCCGGCGACGATGTTCGTCTGCTATGCGGTGCTCCTCGCCTGGTTCGCGATGCGGGGTGGTTATCGGGCCCGCGGCCTCGGGCACTGA
- the ugd gene encoding UDP-glucose 6-dehydrogenase, protein MRIAVVGTGYVGLVTGTCFADSGNAVTCLDIDAAKVERLNRGEVPIYEPGLEELVERNARAGRLRFTTDTAAAVRDAEVVFLAVGTPPAADGSADLSALWAVVDAIAAHLDPEAIVVTKSTVPVGTAAGIERRLRERLGRDCRVASNPEFLKEGAAIEDFQKPDRVVVGARSAEVAETMRALYSPFLRTENPFLVMSPESSEMTKYVANALLATKISFINEVANLCERMAADIDDVRRGIGHDSRIGFAFLFPGAGYGGSCFPKDVQALAAMARDHGLTPRILSAVHETNLAQKQVLGEKIAAHFGGDLHGRRIAVWGLAFKPRTDDVRDAPAIDLIERLLAGGATVCVSDPEALENVRRIYGDRLAYAENSLDALDGADCLAIVTEWGDFRRPDFDAMARRMRSRTIFDGRNLYAPAEMRRRGFAYHAIGKAAV, encoded by the coding sequence GTGAGGATCGCGGTCGTCGGCACCGGCTATGTCGGGCTCGTGACGGGCACCTGCTTCGCCGACAGCGGCAACGCGGTCACCTGCCTCGACATCGATGCCGCCAAGGTGGAGCGGCTCAATCGCGGCGAGGTGCCGATCTACGAGCCGGGGCTCGAGGAACTCGTGGAGCGGAACGCCCGCGCGGGACGGCTGCGGTTCACGACCGACACCGCCGCCGCGGTGCGCGACGCGGAGGTCGTGTTCCTCGCCGTCGGCACGCCGCCGGCAGCCGACGGCTCGGCCGACCTCTCGGCCCTCTGGGCGGTGGTCGACGCGATCGCGGCCCATCTCGACCCCGAGGCGATCGTCGTCACCAAGAGCACGGTGCCGGTGGGGACCGCGGCGGGAATCGAGCGGCGCCTGCGCGAGCGGCTTGGCCGTGACTGTCGGGTGGCGAGCAATCCGGAGTTTCTCAAGGAAGGGGCCGCGATCGAGGATTTCCAGAAGCCCGACCGGGTCGTGGTCGGGGCCCGGTCGGCCGAGGTGGCGGAGACGATGCGGGCGCTCTACTCGCCGTTTTTGCGGACGGAAAACCCGTTTCTCGTCATGTCTCCGGAAAGCTCCGAGATGACGAAGTACGTGGCCAACGCCCTGCTCGCCACGAAGATCAGCTTCATCAACGAGGTCGCCAACCTCTGCGAGCGGATGGCGGCCGACATCGACGACGTCCGCCGGGGCATCGGCCACGACAGCCGCATCGGCTTCGCGTTCCTGTTTCCCGGGGCGGGCTACGGCGGGAGCTGCTTCCCCAAGGACGTGCAGGCCCTGGCGGCGATGGCCCGCGATCATGGCCTGACGCCGCGGATCCTGTCCGCCGTGCACGAGACGAACCTCGCCCAGAAGCAGGTGCTGGGGGAGAAGATCGCGGCGCATTTCGGCGGCGACCTGCACGGCCGGCGGATCGCCGTCTGGGGGCTGGCCTTCAAGCCGCGGACCGACGACGTCCGCGACGCCCCGGCCATCGACCTGATCGAGCGGCTGCTCGCCGGTGGGGCGACGGTCTGCGTCTCCGACCCGGAGGCGCTGGAGAACGTGCGCCGGATCTACGGTGACCGGCTGGCCTACGCGGAGAACTCGCTGGACGCTCTCGACGGGGCCGACTGCCTGGCGATCGTCACCGAGTGGGGTGACTTCCGCCGGCCCGATTTCGACGCCATGGCCCGGCGGATGCGGTCGCGGACGATCTTCGACGGCCGCAACCTCTACGCGCCGGCGGAGATGCGGCGCCGGGGGTTCGCTTACCACGCCATCGGCAAGGCGGCCGTCTGA